Proteins found in one Cricetulus griseus strain 17A/GY chromosome X, alternate assembly CriGri-PICRH-1.0, whole genome shotgun sequence genomic segment:
- the Dynlt3 gene encoding dynein light chain Tctex-type 3 has protein sequence MEEYHRPCDEVGFNAEEAHNIVKECVDEVLGGEDYNQNNINQWTASIVEQSLAHLVKLGKAYKYIVTCAVVQRSAYGFHTASSCFWDTTSDGTCTVRWENRTMNCIVNVFAVAIVL, from the exons ATGGAGGAGTACCACCGGCCCTGTGACGAG GTTGGCTTCAATGCTGAAGAAGCACATAATATAGTCAAAGAG TGTGTTGATGAAGTCCTAGGAGGTGAGGACTATAATCAGAACAACATTAACCAGTGGACTGCAAGCATAGTGGAGCAATCCCTAGCACATCTGGTTAAGCTGGGAAAAGCGTATAAGTACATCG TGACCTGTGCTGTGGTCCAGAGGAGCGCTTATGGATTTCATACAGCCAGCTCATGTTTTTGGGATACAACATCTGATG GAACCTGTACTGTAAGATGGGAGAACCGAACCATGAACTGCATCGTCAATGTTTTTGCAGTTGCTATTGTTCTGTAA